One stretch of Chlamydia abortus DNA includes these proteins:
- a CDS encoding S41 family peptidase, with protein sequence MIKILRLCALVLTCFPSFSFASELLHEEDIRKTVDKLIEYHVDIQDISSDILVRSLLGYSQSFDPHKAYLTEQEINNFIYSADIKKRLLKNYKTNNFSIYQNLNRVIKESITRARQWRAEWLSDPEALVKEAASHSLMKKPNQWARSMEEAKERQRALLLSYISVYLSDSAKDRYLGKEASLTQLCARQLEAYENPYLGINDYGEPMLPQEESHHFHVRVVKAMAHSLDAHTTYFSKEEALAMRIQLEKGMCGIGVILKEDIDGVIVKEIIPGGPAEKTGELHVDDVIYRVDGRSIENLPFRAVLDCLRGSQGSEVILDVHSKDGNRTVKLKREKISLDDRRVDVSYEAYGDGIIGKITLHSFYEGDNQISSEQDLKRAIQSLQEKNLLGLVLDIRENTGGFLSQAIKVSGLFMTNGVVVVSRYADGSIKRYRTVSPKKFYDGPLTILVSKSSASAAEIVAQTLQDYGVAIIVGDEQTYGKGTIQHQTITADANTEGFFKVTVGKYYSPSGKSTQLRGVRSDIHVASRYFAEPLGERYLEHPLPSDSCDNVMNDNLGDLDSHMRPWFQKYYIPNLQKEETVWKEMLPQLTENSRQRLSENKNYKIFLEEVKDPSEAIRPFGSNDLQMEESVNILKDMILLRDRKAAVSLGG encoded by the coding sequence ATGATAAAAATACTACGTCTTTGCGCTCTTGTTCTAACATGCTTTCCTAGTTTCTCTTTTGCGTCTGAATTACTTCATGAAGAAGACATACGAAAAACTGTTGATAAGCTGATTGAGTATCATGTAGATATTCAAGATATATCTTCGGATATTTTGGTCCGTTCCTTACTAGGGTACTCTCAATCTTTTGATCCCCACAAAGCTTATCTTACAGAACAAGAGATAAATAATTTTATCTATTCTGCAGATATTAAAAAGCGCCTGTTAAAAAATTATAAAACGAATAATTTTTCTATTTATCAGAATTTGAATCGTGTAATTAAAGAAAGCATTACTCGAGCACGTCAATGGCGAGCGGAATGGTTATCCGATCCAGAAGCTTTGGTCAAGGAAGCTGCTTCGCATTCTCTTATGAAGAAACCCAACCAATGGGCCCGCTCTATGGAAGAGGCAAAAGAGAGACAACGTGCATTACTCCTCTCGTATATTTCTGTGTATTTATCGGACAGTGCTAAAGATAGGTACTTGGGGAAGGAAGCTTCTTTAACCCAACTTTGTGCACGTCAACTTGAAGCCTATGAGAATCCTTATTTAGGGATTAATGATTATGGGGAACCGATGTTGCCTCAAGAGGAATCGCATCACTTCCATGTGCGTGTCGTGAAGGCTATGGCCCATAGTTTAGATGCGCATACCACCTATTTTAGTAAGGAAGAAGCTCTAGCTATGCGTATTCAATTAGAAAAGGGTATGTGTGGGATTGGCGTCATCTTAAAGGAAGACATTGATGGGGTCATTGTAAAAGAGATTATTCCTGGAGGACCTGCGGAAAAAACTGGAGAGTTGCATGTTGACGATGTGATTTATCGTGTTGATGGTAGAAGCATAGAGAACCTCCCCTTTAGAGCTGTGTTAGATTGTCTTAGAGGCTCTCAGGGTTCTGAAGTAATCTTAGACGTCCATAGTAAAGATGGGAACCGTACAGTGAAGTTAAAACGCGAAAAAATCAGTTTGGATGATCGTCGCGTTGATGTTTCTTATGAAGCTTACGGTGATGGGATCATTGGGAAGATTACTCTGCATTCTTTCTATGAAGGGGACAACCAGATTTCCAGTGAACAAGATCTAAAACGGGCGATTCAAAGCTTACAAGAAAAGAACCTCCTAGGTTTAGTTTTAGATATTCGGGAAAACACCGGAGGTTTTCTCTCACAAGCTATTAAAGTCTCTGGATTATTTATGACGAATGGTGTGGTTGTTGTATCTCGTTATGCGGATGGGAGTATCAAACGTTACCGTACGGTTTCTCCGAAAAAATTCTATGATGGGCCATTAACCATTCTTGTTTCGAAAAGTTCTGCATCTGCTGCTGAAATTGTTGCGCAAACATTACAAGATTATGGTGTAGCGATCATTGTTGGTGATGAGCAAACTTATGGGAAAGGCACAATTCAACATCAAACGATTACAGCAGATGCGAATACAGAAGGATTTTTCAAAGTTACTGTGGGGAAATACTACTCGCCTTCTGGGAAATCGACACAACTTCGCGGTGTGCGCTCTGACATTCATGTAGCTTCTCGCTATTTTGCAGAACCTTTAGGAGAACGTTATTTAGAGCATCCTTTACCGTCGGATAGTTGTGACAATGTCATGAATGATAATTTAGGGGATCTAGATTCCCACATGCGTCCTTGGTTTCAAAAATACTACATACCTAATTTGCAGAAAGAAGAAACGGTGTGGAAAGAGATGCTTCCTCAGCTTACTGAGAATAGTAGACAGAGATTAAGTGAAAATAAGAACTATAAAATCTTTTTAGAAGAAGTCAAAGATCCTTCGGAAGCCATCCGTCCTTTTGGGAGCAACGACTTACAAATGGAAGAATCTGTCAACATTTTAAAAGATATGATCCTGTTAAGGGATCGTAAAGCGGCTGTGTCTTTAGGAGGTTAA
- the omcB gene encoding outer membrane complex protein OmcB — protein sequence MSKLIRRVVTVLALTSMASSFASGKIEAAAAESLATRFIASTENSNDNVLQATAKKVRFGRNKNQRQEQKHTGAFCDKEFYPCEGGQCQSVDTTQESCYGKMYCVRVNDDCNVEISQAVPEYATVGSPYPIEILAVGKKDCVNVVITQQLPCEVEFVSSDPATTPTSDSKLIWTIDCLGQGEKCKITVWVKPLKEGCCFTAATVCACPELRSYTKCGQPAICIKQEGPECACLRCPVCYKIEVCNTGSAIARNVVVDNPVPDGYTHASGQRVLSFNLGDMRPGDSKCFSVEFCPQKRGKITNVATVSYCGGHKCSANVTTVVNEPCVQVNISGADWSYVCKPVEYTIVVSNLGDLKLYDVVVEDTVPSGATILEAEGAEICCNKAVWCIKEMCPGETLQFKVVAKAQSPGKFTNQVVVKTNSDCGTCTSCAEATTHWKGLAATHMCVIDTNDPICVGENTVYRICVTNRGSAEDTNVSLILKFSKELQPVSSSGPTKGTITGNTVVFDALPKLGSKESVEFSVTLKGIAPGDARGEAILSSDTLTVPVADTENTHVY from the coding sequence ATGTCCAAACTCATCAGACGAGTAGTTACGGTCCTCGCGCTAACTAGTATGGCGAGTTCATTTGCCAGCGGGAAGATAGAGGCCGCTGCTGCAGAGTCTCTTGCTACAAGATTCATTGCCAGTACCGAAAACTCAAATGACAATGTTTTGCAAGCAACAGCCAAGAAAGTTAGATTTGGTCGTAACAAAAATCAAAGACAAGAACAAAAACATACTGGCGCTTTCTGTGATAAAGAATTTTATCCTTGCGAAGGTGGTCAGTGCCAATCCGTCGATACTACACAAGAATCTTGCTACGGCAAAATGTATTGTGTCCGTGTTAACGATGACTGTAACGTGGAAATTAGCCAAGCTGTACCTGAATATGCAACAGTAGGATCTCCTTATCCTATTGAAATTCTTGCTGTAGGTAAAAAAGATTGCGTTAATGTTGTGATCACTCAACAACTTCCTTGCGAAGTTGAGTTTGTCAGCAGTGATCCTGCGACAACACCAACCTCAGATAGCAAATTAATCTGGACAATTGATTGCTTAGGTCAAGGTGAAAAATGCAAAATTACCGTTTGGGTAAAACCTCTTAAAGAAGGTTGTTGCTTCACCGCGGCTACTGTATGCGCTTGCCCAGAACTTCGCTCTTATACCAAATGCGGACAACCAGCTATTTGTATTAAGCAAGAAGGCCCTGAGTGTGCTTGCTTACGTTGCCCAGTTTGTTACAAAATCGAAGTTTGCAACACAGGTTCTGCTATAGCCCGTAATGTTGTCGTTGATAACCCTGTTCCCGATGGCTATACTCACGCTTCAGGACAACGCGTTCTTTCCTTTAACTTAGGAGATATGCGCCCTGGGGATTCTAAATGCTTCTCTGTGGAGTTTTGCCCGCAAAAAAGAGGAAAAATTACTAACGTAGCTACCGTATCTTACTGCGGAGGACATAAATGTTCCGCGAACGTAACTACTGTAGTTAACGAACCCTGCGTACAAGTCAATATCTCTGGAGCTGACTGGTCTTATGTATGTAAGCCTGTAGAATACACTATCGTTGTGTCCAACCTAGGGGATCTTAAACTTTACGATGTCGTTGTAGAAGATACCGTACCTTCAGGAGCTACAATTTTAGAAGCCGAGGGAGCTGAAATCTGCTGTAACAAAGCTGTATGGTGCATCAAAGAGATGTGCCCAGGAGAGACTCTACAATTTAAAGTTGTTGCTAAAGCACAAAGCCCAGGTAAATTCACAAATCAAGTTGTTGTCAAAACAAACTCCGATTGTGGAACTTGCACTTCTTGTGCAGAAGCTACAACCCATTGGAAAGGTCTGGCAGCTACTCATATGTGCGTAATCGATACCAATGATCCTATTTGCGTAGGAGAAAATACTGTATACCGTATTTGTGTAACAAACCGTGGTTCTGCAGAAGATACTAACGTTTCATTAATCCTGAAGTTTTCTAAGGAGCTGCAACCCGTTTCTTCTTCAGGCCCAACAAAAGGAACCATTACAGGAAATACAGTCGTATTCGATGCTCTGCCTAAATTAGGTTCTAAGGAATCTGTAGAGTTTTCTGTAACATTAAAAGGGATTGCCCCTGGAGATGCACGAGGAGAGGCTATTCTTTCTTCAGATACTTTAACGGTACCCGTTGCTGATACAGAAAATACGCACGTTTATTAA
- a CDS encoding cysteine-rich outer membrane protein, with amino-acid sequence MAGESTNSVGNDITSLIQPGLDQVIQDEGVQVTLINSILGWCRIHIINPVKSSKIVKSRAFQITMIVLGIILLIAGLALTFVLQGQLGNNAFLFLIPAVIGLVKLLATSVFMEKPCTPEKWRLCKRLLATTEDILDDGQINQSNTIFTMDSSESTNAAAS; translated from the coding sequence ATGGCAGGTGAAAGTACAAATAGTGTAGGTAACGATATTACCAGCTTAATCCAACCTGGATTAGATCAGGTAATACAGGATGAAGGGGTACAGGTAACTTTGATTAATTCTATACTAGGTTGGTGTAGAATACACATAATCAACCCAGTAAAATCATCAAAAATCGTCAAATCAAGAGCATTCCAAATTACTATGATCGTACTGGGAATTATCTTACTTATAGCTGGTTTAGCTTTAACATTTGTATTGCAAGGGCAATTGGGAAACAATGCTTTCTTATTCTTGATCCCTGCAGTTATTGGTTTGGTTAAGTTGCTAGCAACCTCAGTGTTTATGGAAAAACCTTGTACCCCAGAAAAATGGCGTCTATGCAAACGTCTATTGGCAACAACTGAAGATATTTTAGATGATGGTCAGATTAACCAATCCAATACGATTTTTACTATGGACAGCTCTGAATCAACAAATGCTGCAGCATCATAG
- a CDS encoding small cysteine-rich outer membrane protein, whose protein sequence is MKKAVLLATVFCGALGLTSCCRIVDCCFEDPCAPKPCNPCGNKKDKGCSPCGTYTPSCSKPCGSECNSGVQGPQAKGCTSLDGRCKQ, encoded by the coding sequence ATGAAGAAAGCTGTTTTACTAGCTACAGTATTTTGTGGTGCTCTTGGCTTGACTAGTTGTTGCCGTATTGTAGATTGCTGCTTTGAAGATCCTTGTGCACCTAAGCCATGCAATCCTTGTGGCAACAAGAAAGACAAAGGCTGTAGCCCTTGTGGTACTTATACACCTTCTTGCTCCAAGCCATGCGGCTCTGAGTGCAATTCAGGAGTTCAAGGACCTCAAGCTAAAGGTTGTACATCTCTAGACGGTAGATGCAAACAATAG